The Aestuariibaculum lutulentum genome segment AGGGTATTGCCGGGTGTATTCCTGCACTTAATTACCGAACTTTAGACGAATTAAAAGTTGCTATAAAAGACTTAAAAGCATCTAAAGTTCAAGGAGGCTCATTCGGATTTAATTTAATCGTTAACAAATCGAATATTAAATATAAGGAACAGTTACGGGTACTTTGTGAAGAAGGCTGCGACTTTATTATAACTTCATTAGGGAGTCCTGAAGAAACTATTAAGGAAGCTCATAAATATGGTATTAAAGTATTTTGTGATGTGGTGGACTTAAAGTATGCCAGAAAAGTGGAAGCTTTGGGGGCCGATGCGGTAATTGCCGTTAATAATGAAGCCGGAGGACATCGTGGCGATTTATCACCTGAAACACTTATAAAATTACTAACGGCGCAATGTAAAATCCCTGTTATTTCTGCCGGAGGTGTGGGATGTAAAGCCGATGTTGACAGGATGCTGAATTACGGTGCTGCTGGAGTTTCGGTTGGAAGTCCGTTTATTGCTTCGGTAGAGGCTAATGTCACCGACGAATATAAACAAGCCTGTATTAAATATGGTGTCGGCGATATTGTTATGACTGAGCGTATTTCAGGTACACCATGTACAGTTATTAATACGCCTTATGTTCAAAAAATAGGAACCAAAGCTACCTGGCTTGAATCGGTTTTAAACCGACATAAAAAACTTAAAAAGTGGGTGAAAATGATTCGGTTTTCAATAGGGATGAATGCTACAAAAAATGCAGCTACCAAAGCGACATATAAAACGGTTTGGGTGGCGGGCCCAAGCATTGAGCACACCACTGAAGTTTTGCCTGTTTCATTAATTGTAAAACGCTTAGTTGAATAAGATATTTAATTCTTAATAGTTTGTTTTAACTTTGTTTGGTAAAAAGAAGAAACTAAACAATAATGAAATATAGAAATTTAGGACAAAATGGCTTTCAGGTTAGTGAGGTTGGATTAGGATGTTGGCAATTGGGTGCCGATTGGGGGCAAGATTTGTCGAAAGAATTGGCATTCGAAATTTTAAACGAAGCTGTAAAAAGGGATATTACTTTTTTTGATACCGCGGATGTATACGGTAACGGAAAAAGTGAAGCTTTAATAGGCGAATTTTTAAAAACCTGTGAAAATCCAATTCGGGTAGCTACTAAATTTGGAAGAGCGGCCAATGCTTTCCCAGATAAATATACCAAGGAGGTATTACGAAATACTGTTGAAGGTTCTTTAGAACGGTTAGGAACAGATAGTTTAGATTTATTACAACTACATTGTATTCCAACACAGTCTTTAAAAGACGGAGAGGTATTCGATTGGTTACGTGAATTGAAATCGGAAGGTTTAATTAAGCATTTTGGAGCAAGTGTAGAAACCGTTGAAGAAGGTTTAATTTGTTTACAACAGGAAGGTTTATTGTCCTTACAGGTTATTTTCAATATTTTCCGTCAGAAATTGGTAGACGAATTATTGCCACAGGCACAGGACAAAGGCGTGGGAATTATTGTGCGATTACCATTAGCGAGTGGTTTGTTAACCGGAAAATTTAATGAAAATACCATTTTTGCTGAAGATGATCACAGAAACTTTAATCGCGACGGTCAAGCGTTTAATGTTGGTGAAACTTTTGCAGGCCTTCCTTTTGAAAAGGGATTAAAGTTTGTTAAAGAAATAAAGAAAAATATACTTCCCGATGAATTAACCATGGTGCAATTAGCTTTACGCTGGATTTTAGACCATGAAGCTGTGAGTACAATTATTCCGGGAGCCAGTTCAAAGCAACAGGTTATAGGTAATGCCCAGGCATCTGGTTTAAACACGTTATCTCCCATTGTGCATCAGGCATTAACTCAGTTATATAAAGAAAAGGTTCACGACTGTATTCGAGGCGGATATTAATCTTTTCATTTTTAATAAAATATAAACCATGGCAACCATCAAATACTCTATTTATGGTTGCTATGTTTTTTTTATGTTAAAAGATATTTGGAATCGTTAAAACGTTTGATTTTAAGTTATTAATAAGCTAACTTCGTAAGGAACATATTAAAAACCTTAACTTATGAAATACTTAAGCTTAACTTTTTGTATTGCTTGTCTTCTATTTGTTTTTTCATGTAAAACATCACAGTCTACAACAGATGCCATATATAATTCATCATGGGAACTAGAATATGTTACAGGACCTCGAATAGCATTTGATGGTCTTTATCCGAACAAAAAACCTCAAATAACTTTTAGTAAAGAAGAAGGGAAAGTTATGGGAAACAATGGCTGTAATGGATATTCGGCAGATTATACTTTAGAAGGAAATAAATTGTCTTTCGGAGAGCCGGGACCAACAACTTTAATGTTTTGTGAAGGTGGAGGAGAAGTGGTATTTCTTAAAACTATGAAGAAAATAGATGCTTATAGTATTGATGCCGATGGAAAATTGAATTTATTGATGGGCGATTTACCTATGATGCGCTTCAAAAAAGTAACACCATAAGTCATGTTTAGGTTTGCTTTTGTATTCATAGGTTTCTTGATTTTACTCATTGGATGTAAAAATAAGAATACTGAAAAATTGGAAACTTCAGATACTGAATTATCAGACACGTTGAAAGTTCAAACAAAAAAAGAATATTCAGAAACACTTGAGTCTGGTTCTTATTTTAAAGCAGCAGGAACCGAAACATTTTGGGGTTTGGAAATTGCAGATAATAAAATTGAATTGAAGATGATGAGTGATACCATTATAACACCGCATATTGATCCTGTTCGTGCTATGGATGCTAACGTAAAGCGTTATCATGTAGAAACAGAAGCTGTGGTTTTAACGATTCAGATTTCAAAACGCAATTGTATAAACGCTATGTCAGGCGAGTCGTTTCCTTATGCTGTAACTATTAATTATAATTATACAGGAGAAACAGCAAATCATACCTTAGCAGGCTGTGGTTATTACACAACATCTTTGCAGACAGGTTGCTACGTATATAGTGGAGACGGAAATGAGTTGCTATTTCAAATTACCGATGTGAGTGACGATGTTTACGGTCGGTTAAACTACAGGTATCACGAAAAAGATGAGAACATGGGTAATTTTAGAGGGAAGTTGTATCGCGATAAGCTTCTGGGTACATTTACTTTTATATCGGAAGGTATAGAAAGCGTTAGGGAAGTCGCGTTTTTAGTGAAAAAAGATACTCTAATTGAAGGATTCGGCACCTTAAACGAAACGGGAACAGCCTTTAAGTTTAGAGATAGTATTGCTTATTCTTCTAAAATGCCTCTGGTGAAAACCAATTGTAAATAACATTTATATTAACCATTTATGAAAACACGGTTGGCTTATAGTATTGCTATATTGGGCTGGTTTGCCGTAATAATGCAGTTTTTTTTGATGCTAATGGATAAAACCATGTCTTCGGTTGAATCGATAGAACGGTTTTTTAGTTATTTCACCATATTAACAAACACCATTGTAGCACTGTTTTTTACCATGAAAAGTTTAAACTTTCAAAAGGTGGATTACAAAACATGGTTAACACCAATTGCGGTTTATATTACGGTGGTTTGCGTAGTATATCAAACCTTATTGAGATCGGTCTGGACACCTGAAGGTTTTCAGATTATTATAGACGAATTACTTCATAGTATTATTCCTGTTTTAACCGTGGTGTATTGGTTTTTGTACGATGGAGCCAAACATGTTGTTTGGTCTTTAATTCCGAAATGGTTGATTTACCCGTTGGTGTATTTAATATATATATTAACACGAGGTATGTTTTCCGGGTTTTATCCGTACCCGTTTATTAATGTTTTGGAAATAGGTTGGCAACAGACCTTAATTAATAGTGTTTTAATGTGTTTGCTGTTTTTAATGCTATTTTCTATGTTTATTGGTTTAGGACAACGTTTAAAGCTGGGCTACTATAGTTGATTTTATTTTTGGCCATTCTTCTTTTAAAATGCCATAATAACAAGTACTACGCTTAAAACCGTCCAGCATTAAAACATCTTTTCTTAGGATGCCTTCTAAGGTTGCTCCTAATTTTTCAACTGCTTTTCTTGATTTTGTATTGCGTTCATCTACGGTGAAGCAAACTTTGTCGAAGTTCAGCGTTTCAAAAGCATATTCAAGCATTAGGTATTTCATTTGTGTATTTAATCCGCTTCCTTGAAATTCTTTGCCAATCCAGGTCCAGCCAATGTGTAAAAGTTTGTTTTGCCAGTTTACTAGAGCAAAACGAGTACTTCCGGCATATGAGTTCAGTTGTTTGTCAAAAATAATAAAAGGGATTGCTGTTTGGTGGTAATATGCATCAACCGCAGTTTGTACATAATCTTTTAAGTCTTCCGGGGTGTCAATTTTACTCGGCGAATACTGAACAAGATTGGGTTGCTGTGCAATATCTAAAAGGTGTTTGTAGTTGCTTAAATCTAATAAGGTTAGTTTAACACGGTTATTTTCTAAAGTAGGTGCTTTCATAAAATTATTAATAAGGTAAATTTAATTAAAGGTTAATTTTTCATGCCTTTGATTAGCATTTTGTATTTTTACCTGCGCTAATAAAAATACAATATTAAATGCCATTATCTAAAGAGAATGTAATAGCTCAAGCTAATGCAGCTTGCAAAAATACTTTAATGGAAACCTTAGAAATTGAAGTTGTAGATTATGGTGATGATTTTTTAGTGGCTCGTATGCCTGTAAACTCGAGAGTACACCAGCCTGATGGTGTTTTGCACGGTGGTGCAACAGCCGCTTTAGCAGAAAGTGTAGGGAGTTTTGCTTCGCATATTTTTATAGATACCGAAAAGTTTTTTGTGCGTGGTATAGAAATTTCAGCAAACCATTTAAAAAGTATTCGTGAGGGCTTTGTTTATGCTAAAGCAACGTTTGTTCATAAAGGAAGAACAACCCAGTTGCTGGATATCAAAGTAACCGATGAAGACAATAATTTAATCTCGGTTTGTAAATTATCTACCATTTCGTTACCAAAACAAAGATAGTTAATGACCTTATTTAATTTTTTTACCTGTATTGAAACCCAATACAATAACGAGTTGCCTTTTGTTGCTTATAGAAAACCAGGAGAATCATCTATATCGGCGTTTTTACAAAAGGATAATACGTTACATATTACCAAAGATTTTACAGAGAAAGGATTTGTTTTTGCACCTTTCGATGATACTTTAGATGCTATTTTGTTGCCTGCAGATAATGCTTCAAAAATTATTTGTTCAGATTATGAGGTAATACCAACACAACTTAACGGTAAGCCGTTATCTGTTGTGACAGGCGAGCAAAAGGCCTTTCATATTAATTTGGTTAACAAAGGGGTTGAAGCTATTAAAGATGCTGCTTTTGAAAAAGTAGTGTTATCAAGACAGGAAGACGTAGAAATTAAAGAAACTAATCCTATTGAAATTTTTAAAAGTCTTCTTAATCATTATCCTTTAGCCTTTGCGTATTGCTGGTATCATCCAAAAGTGGGTTTATGGTTAGGCGCGACTCCCGAAACTTTGATAAAAATTGAAGGTCAGCAGTTCTCAATTATGTCATTAGCCGGCACTCAGGAATACAACGGTACACTTGATGTGACCTGGCAGAATAAGGAAAGGGAAGAACAACAATTTGTAACTGATTTTATTGTAGATAGCATTAAGCCTTCAGTAGGCCATTTAAAAGTTTCGAAAACAGAGACGGTAAAAGCCGGTAATCTGGTTCATTTAAGAACTCTAATTTCAGCACGACTGGACTCTAATTCAGCGTTAAAGGATGTCATTTCAATAATTCATCCAACGCCAGCCGTTTGTGGTTTGCCTAAACAGGAGTCAAAAGAGTTTATCTTAAAAAATGAAAACTATAATAGAGAATATTATACAGGTTTTTTAGGTGAATTAAATTTAGAAACCGTCGCTAAACCCCGTTCAGGGCGACGTAATATAGAAAACCGGGCATATGCCATTCCTAAGAAAAGTACCCAGTTGTATGTGAATTTACGTTGCATGCAAATTAAAAATAGTACTGCAATTATCTATGTTGGAGGCGGTATCACATCACATTCAAATGCGGAAAGCGAATGGGAAGAAACGGTATCGAAATCTAAAGTGATGAAAAACGTTTTGTAATTAGGGTATTTGCTACGCTATTATTACTTTTACATACTCATTAAAAAGCTATGATGTACCCAAATATCCCTCTTGCTCAAACTGTTATAGAGCTTTGTAAGGCTAAAGGCATTCAACATATTATAATATCTCCGGGAAGTAGAAATGCTCCATTAACACTTGGTTTTTCCAACGATCCGTATTTTAAGTGTTATAGTATTGTCGATGAGCGATGTGCTGCTTTTTTTGCTTTAGGTATTGCGCAACAAATACAGGAGCCAACAGCTGTGGTATGTACATCGGGTAGTGCTTTGTTGAATTATTATCCGGCGGTAGCTGAAGCGTTTTACAGCGATATTCCGTTAGTAGTTTTGTCGGCAGATCGACCAAAGCATTTAATTGGTATTGGTGATGGACAAACGATAAATCAGAAAAACGTTTTTGATAATCATATTCTGTATTCAGCGAATCTGAAATTAGATTTAAAGGATGAGAATAACCTTCCTGGGAATGAAGATTTACCAATATTTAAGAACATTGAAGACCGATTAGAGCGTTTTTTAGGACTTCAGAAAGATATTCAGTCGTATAACGAGGAAGAAATTCAAACGGCAATAAATCATTCCATTATAAAACAAGGTCCGGTTCATATTAATATTCCTTTTGATGAACCGTTGTATCAAACGGTTGATAAATTAAGTGTATCGCCTAAGGTAACAGAGTTTTCAGTGAAGCAAAAAACGATTGAAACGTATACGCTGCAGGAATGTCTGGAAGATTGGAATGCTGCTACCAAAAAGATGGTTTTGGTTGGAGTAAATCAACCTAATGAGATAGAACGAAAATGGCTTGATGAATTGGCTGAAGACGATAGTGTTATTGTATTTACAGAGACAACATCGAATTTATATCACGACAGCTTTTTCCCGAGTATCGATCAAATGATTGCGCCTCTAACAGAGGAAGAAGAAAAGGAGCTACAGCCTGATATTCTTGTAACTTTTGGAGGACTGATTGTTTCTAAAAAAATTAAAGCATTTTTACGTAAATATCAGCCTAGGGAACACTGGCATATTGGTAAGAAGGATGCCAACGATACATTTTTTTGTTTAAGTAATCACTTGGAGGTTACACCAAATCAGTTTTTCGAAACGTTTTTACCAAAACTTACGCATTATGTAAAGAGCCATTATCATTCTGACTGGAAGAAGGTAAGAACTCAACGAATGGAAAAACATAATCAGTATTTAAATCAAATTCCGTTTAGTGATTTTAAGGTTTTTAATTATTTGTTCAATGCTGTTCCTAATTACACAATATTACAAATAGCCAATAGTTCACCAATTCGTTATGCTCAACTTTTTACAATAAATAAAACTCTGGAGGTGTATTGTAATCGAGGAACCAGTGGAATCGATGGTAGTACGTCTACAGCGATAGGCTGTGCAGTTGCCAATGAAAAGCAAACCACATTTATTACTGGTGATTTAAGTTTTTTATACGATAGTAATGCACTTTGGAATAACTATATACCGGCTAATTTCAGAATTATAGTAGTGAACAATACAGGTGGCGGTATTTTTAGAATTCTTCCTGGGCATAAGGATACTGAAAATTTCGATACTTACTTTGAAACCAATCATAATTTAACAGCAAAGCATTTAAGTGAGATGTATGGTTTCGAGTATATAACAGCTAACGAGGAAACCTCTTTGGAGTATGCTTTAGAAGGTTTTTACGAAAACGGTGAAAGACCAAAATTACTTGAGGTTTTTACGCCTAAACAAGTTAACGACAAAGTCCTTTTAAATTATTTTGAGTTTTTAAAGTAACGGTATTTTATAGATTTGCTCGCGTTTTGTTAATTGACGTATGTAAAATCTGTGTTATATGTGACTATTTCCCTTTTACAGTGTCATAAAATTAAGTATATTTAAAACAACTAATTTTATTAATTTATAAAAGACATTATTATGAGTAAAAGAGATGAGCTTATTGCGAAATATGCTGCCGATTTAAAAGAGAAATGTGGTATTGATGCCGATATGGGTTTATTAACAAAAGTTACAATAGGTTGTGGACCTGCAATTTATAACGCTGATGCAGCAACAGTTTCAGGATCAGATGAAGCAGAGGTAGCTACTGTAAAAAACAATTTTTTAATTAAAAAATTAGGTTTAGCAGACGGGCCAGATTTAGACGCAGGTATTGATGCTGTTATGGAGCAATATGGTAAATCTAATCGTAATAAATACAGAGCGGTGGTTTATTACTTATTAACGAAGCACTTCGGTAAAGAATCTGTTTATTAGAATACACTTAATTATGCATAGAAAAGCGTTGTAATTATATATTGCAGCGCTTTTTTTATGTCTTATATTTATTGGAAAAACTCGTGTTAATATTATTACCTTTGCAGCATGATAAATATAGGGCAAGTTAATACATTAGAAATTCTACGTGAAACCGATCATGGTATTTACTTAGTAGATGAAGAAAATAACGAGGTTTTACTACCAAACAGGTATGTTCCAGAAACTTTTAAAATTTGGGATAAGCTAGATGTTTTTGTGTATTTAGACAATGAAGAACGTCCGGTAGCCACTACCGATATGCCTTATATTAAATTAGGCGAATTCGCTTTATTGCGATGCAGTCAGGTAAACGATTTCGGAGCTTTTTTAGATTGGGGTCTGGTAAAGGAATTATTCTGTCCGTTTAAAGAACAAGCCTTTAAAATGAAGCCTAAAGGATGGTATCTGGTGCATTGTTATATGGACGAGAAAACTGAAAGGTTAGTCGCTTCGAGTAAAACCAACCGTTTTTTGAGCAATAAGGAACTTACCGTTAAGCAGTTTGATGAAGTCGATTTAATTGTTTCACATCCTTCAGAAATTGGCATGAACGTTATTGTCAATAAAAAACATACTGGTTTAGTTTATAACGATCAAATTTTTACAGAATTAAGCGTAGGCGATAAGTTAAAAGGTGTCGTTAAGAAGATTCGTCCCGGTAATAAATTAGATATATCATTGGGGCAAATTGGCTATAGAAATATCGAGCCAAATGCCGAGCGTATTTTAAAGGAGTTAGAAGATAATGGCGGTTATTTAGACTTAACCGATAAATCGAACCCTGAAGATATTAAGGATCTGCTTCAAATGAGTAAAAAGAACTTTAAAAAAGCAGTAGGTTCATTATACAAAGACAAGAAAATTGAGATTAAACCAGACGGCATTTATTTAGTTTAAACCTTATGATTAATCAAGATACCATAGTTGCCTTGGCAACACCTTCGGGAGCAGGTGCCATTGCTGTTATCCGTTTATCAGGTAAAGATGCTATTACTATTGCCGATAGTTGTTTTAGGTCGGTTGTAAATAATAAATCGCTTACCAAACAGAAAACCCATACCATACATTTAGGACATATTGTCGATGGACCAAAAACGATTGATGAGGTGTTGGTTTCGGTTTTTAAAAACCCGAACTCCTATACCGGTGAAGATGTGGTTGAGGTGTCTTGTCATGGTTCTAATTATATTCAACAGGAAATTATTCAGTTGTTTCTTAGAAAAGGCTGTAGAACCGCAACGCCTGGAGAATTTACATTGCGAGCATTTTTAAATGGAAAACTAGATTTAAGTCAGGCGGAAGCTGTAGCCGATTTAATTGCCAGTGATAATGAGGCGTCTCATCAAATCGCCATGCAACAAATGCGTGGTGGATTTTCATCTGAAATCGCGAAACTTCGTGAAGAGTTATTGAATTTTGCTTCCTTAATAGAATTAGAATTAGATTTCGCTGAAGAAGACGTCGAGTTTGCAGACAGATCACAGTTTAAAGATTTAGTAGACCGCATTAGTGTTGTATTAAAGCGTTTAATCGATTCGTTTGCTGTAGGTAACGTTATTAAAAACGGAATTCCTGTTGCTATTGTAGGTGAACCAAACGTTGGTAAATCTACCTTGTTAAATGCCCTTTTAAATGAGGAACGTGCTATTGTTTCAGATATTGCAGGAACCACTCGCGATACCATTGAAGACGAAATTTCAATAGGAGGAATTGGTTTCAGGTTTATAGATACTGCAGGTATTCGAGAAACTCAGGATGTGGTTGAAAGCATCGGTATTAAAAAGACGTTTGAAAAAATCGAGCAAGCTCAGGTTGTGGTTTTCTTAGCAGATAGCACCAATCTTAAAGAAGACGGTTTCATTAGATCGTTTAAGATTGAAATTGAAAAAATTAAGAACAAATATCCGCAAAAGCCAATTGTTATTATAGCTAATAAAATCGATAAGCTTTCAGAAACCGAGATAGAAAACATTAAAATTCAGATTTCAGATTTACATTTATTATCGGCAAAAACTGGATTTGGTGTCGAAGAATTAAAGGATAAATTGCTAAGTTTTGTAAATACCGGAGCTTTAAGAAATAACGATACCATTGTAACAAATACAAGACACTACGATTCGTTGTTAAAAGCTTTAGAAGAGATTGAAAAAGTGCGCTACGGTTTAGATTCTGGTTTGTCTGGAGATTTATTGGCTATCGATATTCGTCAGGCTTTGTATTACTTCGGTGAAATTACTGGTCAGGTTACGAACGATGAGTTACTGGGTAATATTTTTGCTAATTTCTGTATCGGAAAATAATCACACAAAACATCACAAACAAAAACAAAGAAAACCCTTATTTTATAAGGGTTTTCTTTGTTTGTACTTTTAAAAAAAAATACCGTTAAATGTTTAGATCATTGATTCATTTTCATAAATCGATGCTCTAGTTTAGTTAACCATTGCTCTCTTTTCTCTGGGGAGACTTGTTTTACGTTATTGAAACTAATCCATTTTCGGTTTTTATATCCCAGCTTCCAGAATGTTCCTAATAGCATTGCTTTCTTAATAGCGTTACCAAAAATAGCCCAATAGAGGAATTTAGGCGTGTTCATGGTTGTTAAGATGGTTATGCCTTTAAGGTTGTTCCAAAGCGGTTTCATCCGCGTATTTTGAGTATTGGAATAGTCGTATGCGACTCCTGGAAAGATGACTTTATCGATAAACCCTTTGGTCATGGCAGGCATGAGTTCCCACCAGATGGGGAAAATAAATATAAGGTGATCGGCCTGTTTAATTCTATTGTTGTACTCTATAACTTTAGGATCTACAGGTTTTTTATCCCTAAAGGCCTTGAGGTCATTAGATGTCATTACAGGGTTGAAATTTTCTTTGTCAAGATGTATTAAATCAATGTCATGGCCATTTTTAATAAGACCTCTAGATACAGATTCTAAAATGGCATTGCAAAAGCTACCTTCGTATGGGTGGTTGAATATTATTACTACTTTCATTTGTACTGTTTTTAATATTGTACAAATGTCCTATCAATTCATTTTTTTGACGATAACAATTGTTAAGAAATCTATCTTCGGTTTCTAATCCTGCTTAAGGAAACAGACGTTATGCCTAAATAGGATGCTATGTAGTGCTGTGGAACCCTTAAAATAATTTCAGGATGAGTTTCAAGTAGGTTTAGATATCTTTTCTCCGGATTATCTTTTATTCTGGAAAGAAATAGTTTTTGGTAAGTGATTAGTCTATCGAAGGTGAGATCTTCAAATTGTTTTTTTACGTCTGGAGATTCTTCTAAGATTCTATCGAATTCGGTTTTGGACATCCAATAGATAACAGAGGATTCTATACTTTCGATAGTAAATAAACTTGGTTGGTTTGATTTAAAACTTTCAATAGATGCCACGATTTGACCTTCTGTGAAAAACTGAAATGTGATATCCTTTCCATTATTGTTAAACCAAGATCTTAAACAGCCTTTCTCAATAAAAAACACTTTTCTTGAAATTTCACCTTCATTAAGTAAGATTGTTTTAGCTGAGATTTCTTCTTTTGTGAGCAGGTGTTTGAATTTATTCCATTGCAATGTATTCATAGGTGTTGTTTAGCGTATAGGTGACGAAAATTCAATTCAAATGCGCTTTAAAAAGAAATAGTTAACATTAAAGCAAGTTAAATATTTTCTACGAATGTATTTAAAAACCCCTGTAGTAAATTACTTAAAGGTTTAAAATTGCAGCAACCAAT includes the following:
- a CDS encoding chorismate-binding protein, which translates into the protein MTLFNFFTCIETQYNNELPFVAYRKPGESSISAFLQKDNTLHITKDFTEKGFVFAPFDDTLDAILLPADNASKIICSDYEVIPTQLNGKPLSVVTGEQKAFHINLVNKGVEAIKDAAFEKVVLSRQEDVEIKETNPIEIFKSLLNHYPLAFAYCWYHPKVGLWLGATPETLIKIEGQQFSIMSLAGTQEYNGTLDVTWQNKEREEQQFVTDFIVDSIKPSVGHLKVSKTETVKAGNLVHLRTLISARLDSNSALKDVISIIHPTPAVCGLPKQESKEFILKNENYNREYYTGFLGELNLETVAKPRSGRRNIENRAYAIPKKSTQLYVNLRCMQIKNSTAIIYVGGGITSHSNAESEWEETVSKSKVMKNVL
- a CDS encoding GNAT family N-acetyltransferase encodes the protein MKAPTLENNRVKLTLLDLSNYKHLLDIAQQPNLVQYSPSKIDTPEDLKDYVQTAVDAYYHQTAIPFIIFDKQLNSYAGSTRFALVNWQNKLLHIGWTWIGKEFQGSGLNTQMKYLMLEYAFETLNFDKVCFTVDERNTKSRKAVEKLGATLEGILRKDVLMLDGFKRSTCYYGILKEEWPKIKSTIVAQL
- a CDS encoding DUF2853 family protein, whose protein sequence is MSKRDELIAKYAADLKEKCGIDADMGLLTKVTIGCGPAIYNADAATVSGSDEAEVATVKNNFLIKKLGLADGPDLDAGIDAVMEQYGKSNRNKYRAVVYYLLTKHFGKESVY
- a CDS encoding Pr6Pr family membrane protein, producing the protein MKTRLAYSIAILGWFAVIMQFFLMLMDKTMSSVESIERFFSYFTILTNTIVALFFTMKSLNFQKVDYKTWLTPIAVYITVVCVVYQTLLRSVWTPEGFQIIIDELLHSIIPVLTVVYWFLYDGAKHVVWSLIPKWLIYPLVYLIYILTRGMFSGFYPYPFINVLEIGWQQTLINSVLMCLLFLMLFSMFIGLGQRLKLGYYS
- a CDS encoding PaaI family thioesterase, yielding MPLSKENVIAQANAACKNTLMETLEIEVVDYGDDFLVARMPVNSRVHQPDGVLHGGATAALAESVGSFASHIFIDTEKFFVRGIEISANHLKSIREGFVYAKATFVHKGRTTQLLDIKVTDEDNNLISVCKLSTISLPKQR
- the menD gene encoding 2-succinyl-5-enolpyruvyl-6-hydroxy-3-cyclohexene-1-carboxylate synthase translates to MMYPNIPLAQTVIELCKAKGIQHIIISPGSRNAPLTLGFSNDPYFKCYSIVDERCAAFFALGIAQQIQEPTAVVCTSGSALLNYYPAVAEAFYSDIPLVVLSADRPKHLIGIGDGQTINQKNVFDNHILYSANLKLDLKDENNLPGNEDLPIFKNIEDRLERFLGLQKDIQSYNEEEIQTAINHSIIKQGPVHINIPFDEPLYQTVDKLSVSPKVTEFSVKQKTIETYTLQECLEDWNAATKKMVLVGVNQPNEIERKWLDELAEDDSVIVFTETTSNLYHDSFFPSIDQMIAPLTEEEEKELQPDILVTFGGLIVSKKIKAFLRKYQPREHWHIGKKDANDTFFCLSNHLEVTPNQFFETFLPKLTHYVKSHYHSDWKKVRTQRMEKHNQYLNQIPFSDFKVFNYLFNAVPNYTILQIANSSPIRYAQLFTINKTLEVYCNRGTSGIDGSTSTAIGCAVANEKQTTFITGDLSFLYDSNALWNNYIPANFRIIVVNNTGGGIFRILPGHKDTENFDTYFETNHNLTAKHLSEMYGFEYITANEETSLEYALEGFYENGERPKLLEVFTPKQVNDKVLLNYFEFLK
- a CDS encoding CvfB family protein, producing the protein MINIGQVNTLEILRETDHGIYLVDEENNEVLLPNRYVPETFKIWDKLDVFVYLDNEERPVATTDMPYIKLGEFALLRCSQVNDFGAFLDWGLVKELFCPFKEQAFKMKPKGWYLVHCYMDEKTERLVASSKTNRFLSNKELTVKQFDEVDLIVSHPSEIGMNVIVNKKHTGLVYNDQIFTELSVGDKLKGVVKKIRPGNKLDISLGQIGYRNIEPNAERILKELEDNGGYLDLTDKSNPEDIKDLLQMSKKNFKKAVGSLYKDKKIEIKPDGIYLV
- a CDS encoding NAD(P)H-dependent flavin oxidoreductase; this encodes MSTKLTKLLNIKYPIIQAPMFLVSNTAMVKPAMNEGIAGCIPALNYRTLDELKVAIKDLKASKVQGGSFGFNLIVNKSNIKYKEQLRVLCEEGCDFIITSLGSPEETIKEAHKYGIKVFCDVVDLKYARKVEALGADAVIAVNNEAGGHRGDLSPETLIKLLTAQCKIPVISAGGVGCKADVDRMLNYGAAGVSVGSPFIASVEANVTDEYKQACIKYGVGDIVMTERISGTPCTVINTPYVQKIGTKATWLESVLNRHKKLKKWVKMIRFSIGMNATKNAATKATYKTVWVAGPSIEHTTEVLPVSLIVKRLVE
- the mnmE gene encoding tRNA uridine-5-carboxymethylaminomethyl(34) synthesis GTPase MnmE: MINQDTIVALATPSGAGAIAVIRLSGKDAITIADSCFRSVVNNKSLTKQKTHTIHLGHIVDGPKTIDEVLVSVFKNPNSYTGEDVVEVSCHGSNYIQQEIIQLFLRKGCRTATPGEFTLRAFLNGKLDLSQAEAVADLIASDNEASHQIAMQQMRGGFSSEIAKLREELLNFASLIELELDFAEEDVEFADRSQFKDLVDRISVVLKRLIDSFAVGNVIKNGIPVAIVGEPNVGKSTLLNALLNEERAIVSDIAGTTRDTIEDEISIGGIGFRFIDTAGIRETQDVVESIGIKKTFEKIEQAQVVVFLADSTNLKEDGFIRSFKIEIEKIKNKYPQKPIVIIANKIDKLSETEIENIKIQISDLHLLSAKTGFGVEELKDKLLSFVNTGALRNNDTIVTNTRHYDSLLKALEEIEKVRYGLDSGLSGDLLAIDIRQALYYFGEITGQVTNDELLGNIFANFCIGK
- a CDS encoding META domain-containing protein, whose amino-acid sequence is MKYLSLTFCIACLLFVFSCKTSQSTTDAIYNSSWELEYVTGPRIAFDGLYPNKKPQITFSKEEGKVMGNNGCNGYSADYTLEGNKLSFGEPGPTTLMFCEGGGEVVFLKTMKKIDAYSIDADGKLNLLMGDLPMMRFKKVTP
- a CDS encoding aldo/keto reductase, whose amino-acid sequence is MKYRNLGQNGFQVSEVGLGCWQLGADWGQDLSKELAFEILNEAVKRDITFFDTADVYGNGKSEALIGEFLKTCENPIRVATKFGRAANAFPDKYTKEVLRNTVEGSLERLGTDSLDLLQLHCIPTQSLKDGEVFDWLRELKSEGLIKHFGASVETVEEGLICLQQEGLLSLQVIFNIFRQKLVDELLPQAQDKGVGIIVRLPLASGLLTGKFNENTIFAEDDHRNFNRDGQAFNVGETFAGLPFEKGLKFVKEIKKNILPDELTMVQLALRWILDHEAVSTIIPGASSKQQVIGNAQASGLNTLSPIVHQALTQLYKEKVHDCIRGGY